A stretch of the Dehalococcoidales bacterium genome encodes the following:
- a CDS encoding DEAD/DEAH box helicase family protein has protein sequence MTTATKQTEYIKLEKRLVLLAWLNDLFGYKSNQELLSDMKGADEGFDPYGRSFIYHRLIGRGDKLNIPQNDLDRYDENIRHHLATINQHRPEPITLRYFQHLALVYTEVLLDWRFNHPGRMLSSLNDFIRDRNSHKSVGDIPDPEFSDTYLNKLAFWMATGSGKTLIMHINYLQFLHYNCRPLDNILLITPNEGLTEQHMDEMMASSIPCERFTLGESGLGLIHPDTVRVIEITKLVQEKRGGGVSVPVEAFEGNNLIFVDEGHKGSGGEAWRRFRDALGETGFTFEYSATFGQALSASHRNELTDEYGKAIAFDYSYRYFHGDGYGKDFHILNLQEETTQKKTELLLLGNLLSFYEQLRCFKEKADTLRPYNLDKPLWVFVGSSVNAVYTEARQKRSDVLTVVRFLDHFLENKNGWGVETIRKIIGGKTGLIDAHGDDVFASRFEYLRGAGYEPEAVFCDILASIFHAPVGGQLHIGDIRGMTGELGLRAGSSEDYFGLIYIGDTSTFKKLVEADGAGINVEDDVISDSLFEGINYPASKINVLIGAKKFMEGWNSWRVSNMGLLNIGRTEGSEIIQLFGRGVRLRGLDYSLKRSAAIDGEHPEHIRLLETLNIFAVRANYMAQFREYLEREGLETEGHVELPLAIKPNEDFLGKGLFLPYLPEDKDFATECNIFVIPDAAAKVNLDMSLKVQSMRSLSGQLATTAMKTGQEQIIPSESLDLIDWEAVYVKLLEFKEEKGFANLIIQSYMPRKLLEQKDSKLYSLVSDERVVRPQSFSELGLLEETAISILRKYLEKYYRVCKERWDSNNRVYALLDKNDSNFQNYSVRIARSEAELINAVKALIDEGDRIYKDEIRELPNIHFDRHLYQPLLIEKGDKVKSRPPGLNQEERRFVNDVRKLVRQEKSKSLMNKEIFLLRNLSRGSGVGFFENEGFYPDFILWIKEGNKQRVIFVEPHGMMHEKAYELSDKTVLHERLSLLSESWATKTGLHNVSLDSYIISATPYEKLRFSYGDGTWSRGDFINKHILFPEPLEDANYLKPMFEDVQVARF, from the coding sequence ATGACCACAGCTACGAAACAGACTGAATATATCAAGCTAGAAAAACGTCTGGTACTGCTTGCCTGGCTGAATGATCTTTTTGGCTACAAGAGTAATCAGGAACTGCTTTCAGATATGAAGGGGGCTGACGAAGGGTTTGACCCATACGGTCGAAGCTTCATCTACCACCGTCTAATTGGTCGGGGCGACAAACTGAATATTCCTCAAAATGACCTCGACCGCTACGACGAGAACATCCGCCACCATCTTGCCACCATCAATCAGCACCGTCCAGAACCAATTACTCTGCGCTATTTTCAGCACTTGGCACTAGTTTACACTGAAGTACTTCTGGACTGGAGGTTCAACCACCCCGGTAGGATGTTAAGCTCTCTTAATGATTTTATACGTGACCGTAACTCACACAAATCTGTCGGGGATATCCCCGACCCTGAATTCAGCGATACATATTTGAACAAGCTCGCCTTTTGGATGGCCACTGGTAGCGGTAAGACGCTTATCATGCACATCAACTATTTGCAGTTTCTTCACTACAACTGCAGACCACTGGATAATATTCTGCTCATCACCCCCAACGAAGGGCTTACCGAGCAGCATATGGACGAGATGATGGCCTCCTCCATTCCCTGTGAGCGGTTTACTCTTGGAGAGAGCGGCCTTGGTTTGATTCACCCTGACACGGTACGTGTTATTGAAATAACTAAGCTAGTCCAGGAAAAGCGAGGTGGTGGCGTAAGCGTTCCTGTCGAGGCTTTCGAAGGAAACAACCTTATATTTGTAGATGAAGGACACAAGGGCTCCGGCGGCGAGGCCTGGAGAAGATTTCGTGATGCACTTGGGGAGACCGGCTTTACTTTTGAGTACAGTGCCACTTTCGGTCAGGCACTTTCTGCTTCTCACCGGAATGAACTGACGGATGAATATGGTAAGGCGATAGCTTTTGACTATTCCTATCGGTACTTCCATGGTGACGGCTATGGGAAAGACTTCCATATACTGAATCTTCAAGAAGAGACTACCCAGAAGAAGACCGAACTTCTGCTGCTGGGAAACCTGCTAAGTTTCTACGAGCAGCTGCGATGTTTTAAAGAGAAGGCAGACACTTTACGTCCGTACAATCTGGACAAGCCCTTGTGGGTTTTTGTCGGCAGCAGCGTAAACGCAGTATACACAGAGGCTCGCCAGAAACGATCTGACGTACTCACTGTAGTCCGTTTTCTGGATCATTTTCTTGAGAATAAGAACGGATGGGGAGTTGAAACCATTCGTAAGATAATTGGCGGGAAGACTGGGTTGATAGATGCACATGGGGATGACGTGTTCGCTAGCAGATTCGAATACCTGAGGGGGGCAGGATATGAGCCGGAAGCAGTATTTTGTGACATACTTGCGAGCATCTTTCACGCTCCGGTTGGTGGTCAACTCCACATCGGTGATATACGAGGTATGACTGGAGAGTTAGGGCTCCGGGCTGGAAGTTCGGAGGATTATTTCGGTCTTATCTACATCGGTGATACCAGCACGTTTAAGAAATTAGTGGAAGCCGATGGCGCTGGAATTAACGTGGAAGATGATGTGATTTCAGATTCGCTATTTGAGGGAATCAATTACCCAGCTAGTAAAATCAATGTCCTTATCGGCGCAAAGAAATTTATGGAGGGATGGAATAGCTGGCGGGTTTCCAATATGGGCTTGCTAAACATAGGTCGGACAGAGGGTTCGGAGATAATCCAGCTTTTTGGTAGAGGCGTGCGCCTACGCGGACTGGATTATAGTCTCAAACGAAGTGCTGCTATTGACGGAGAGCATCCGGAACACATCCGTCTGTTGGAAACACTGAACATTTTCGCGGTTAGAGCCAATTATATGGCGCAGTTCCGAGAATATCTCGAGCGTGAGGGATTAGAAACTGAAGGTCATGTTGAATTGCCTCTGGCAATAAAGCCTAATGAGGATTTCTTGGGGAAAGGATTATTTTTACCGTACCTTCCTGAAGACAAAGATTTCGCTACGGAATGTAATATCTTTGTGATACCGGATGCGGCAGCCAAAGTCAATCTGGATATGTCTTTGAAGGTTCAGTCCATGCGGAGCTTGTCCGGGCAGCTGGCAACGACAGCTATGAAGACCGGACAGGAACAAATTATACCATCAGAAAGCCTGGATTTAATTGATTGGGAAGCAGTCTATGTCAAACTACTTGAGTTCAAAGAGGAGAAGGGGTTCGCAAACCTAATTATCCAGTCTTACATGCCTCGTAAACTACTTGAGCAGAAGGACTCGAAGTTGTACTCACTGGTATCAGATGAAAGAGTGGTTAGACCTCAGTCATTTTCTGAATTGGGTCTGCTTGAGGAGACCGCTATATCGATATTGCGCAAGTACCTTGAGAAGTACTACCGCGTATGCAAAGAGCGATGGGATTCCAATAACAGGGTTTATGCCCTGTTGGATAAGAATGACAGCAATTTTCAAAACTATTCTGTCCGTATCGCCCGAAGTGAAGCTGAACTCATTAATGCGGTTAAAGCGCTAATTGATGAAGGCGATCGCATATACAAGGATGAGATACGAGAGCTTCCAAACATTCACTTCGACCGTCATCTGTACCAACCCCTACTTATCGAGAAAGGTGACAAAGTGAAAAGCAGACCTCCTGGTTTGAATCAAGAGGAACGACGGTTTGTGAATGACGTACGGAAATTAGTCCGCCAAGAGAAAAGCAAATCGTTAATGAATAAGGAGATTTTTCTATTACGTAACCTTAGCCGGGGCAGTGGTGTTGGTTTCTTCGAAAATGAAGGCTTTTACCCCGATTTTATCTTATGGATTAAGGAGGGAAACAAGCAAAGGGTGATTTTCGTCGAACCACATGGGATGATGCATGAAAAGGCTTACGAACTAAGCGATAAGACGGTGTTACATGAACGCCTAAGTCTGTTGTCAGAATCTTGGGCTACTAAGACTGGGCTTCACAACGTAAGCCTAGATTCGTATATCATTTCAGCCACACCTTATGAAAAACTACGCTTTTCTTACGGCGATGGCACATGGTCTCGCGGTGATTTCATAAACAAACATATTCTCTTTCCTGAACCGCTAGAAGATGCCAATTATCTCAAACCTATGTTCGAAGATGTTCAGGTTGCACGTTTCTGA